The segment TTCTCTGGCAGGATTCTCCACTGAGCTGTGCTAACAATAATAACTagtttatttttactttctAATTTTGTCTATTCACGGAAGTAAATGACACATCAGCTAAAAACACACCTGCACCTAAATTGGTCTTTTTGTGCATCTCTGAAACTGGTTGGTGAGTGAGAGGTAAACGCTGCCGCCATGTGGCAGTCGGGGGAATTACAGTCAGTCTATTGACCCTGCAGGTATTACTCTCCACGATGAGGCCCTGAACTGGGCTGCAGCGGGAGATCATGTCAGCCTGACAGTCACCGGCATGGACATCATCAAGATCAAGTAAcggttttatttttcatatgCACTCAACTTATTTACTGGTGATGCTCGTTGTGCATATGTTTGGGGCGTGCACACATTTCTATAATTAGCGGTAACTGCTTCCTTCCAGTGTGGGCTGCGTGTTCTGTGATATCAGGGAGCCGATTCGAGCCTGCACTCGATTCAGAGCGCGAATCCTTCTCTTCAATATTGAGCTCCCCATCACGCAAGGATTTCcagtaagaacacacacacacacatacacacacagttgtaCTGCCAGTAGTTCAGGTCCATTCTCAAAAATGCGATATCTCAGGGACACTTTTCTCAAAATTGTCACAAAGAGACATTATCCTTAAgagacttttttgttgttgtccataACTAAATAATTGATGTGCTTAATTATGGCCActtcaaataaatgtgtaatttgaTAACGTTATGAAGTGATAACTCTTTGGACAGACATGGATGGAGGCCTACAACCACGGAGCATGTGACCTGGATGTTCTGGCTTTCAACTGTTTCATTCTATGTGCACGTTTGTTCACtcttctctttgtgtgtgtgtgtgtgtgtgtgtgtgtgtgtaggtattgCTCCACTACCAGACGGTAAGTGAGCCGGCCACCATTAGGAAACTGATCAGTGTTCTCCACAAGACCAGCGGCGAGGTCCTCAAGAAGAAACCAAAGTGAGTGTGCTTTGCATTACATTTCAtatcataaaatataaatacgaCTTGCTGTGTGCAGCACTGACGTAATGAAGAGTCACCTCGAACAACTTATAACCGTCACCAGGGAGTGCTTTACATTACGCTCACTTTATTAAATATGGTggaaaaaacataattaaatgataataaaaagcAATTATCGTTAGAACATTGAAATCCAGGTGGCTGTGTTATCCttactccctgtgtgtgtgtgtttctttcctATCCAGGTGTTTGAGTAAAGGTATGAACGCCATCGTGGAGATCCAAACCCAGAGGCCGGTGTCACTAGAGCTgtacaaagactacaaagagctCGGCCGCTTCATGCTCCGATACGTCGGCTCCACCATCGCTGCCGGAGTCGTCACTGAGGTACGGCGCTCCTCACGCACAGGACATCAAGTAGAATAAATGTCAGTGCGTAAAGGGTTAACGCTTTACACGACTAGTGTGTGCCTGTAGTCCATTTCTTATTCAAGGGGCATTTCGTTCTTATGCCGCGTTTTGTTTTCCATCCATACGTCCCGAGGTAAATATGTTTGTGCGGCTCATTCTTGTGGATTTGATATCTCATGAACACTCTGAGCTAACTTCTTCATATTCGGCACAAACGTCCACCTGGACTCGAGGATAAAGTGAAgagttcaaaggtcaaagtcactgtgacctcatgtAATATCTCAGCAACACCgtgagcacttttttttttttttaatgtgtcaaATTTGGCTCGGGGTTGAACAAATGTAGGTAACTGTGACCCATCAGGACATATTTTTGGCCTCAACGATTCCTATGCTAACTGTCAATTCCGATCAAACGTCTTATTGGATGACAGACAGATGCACCATGACGGGTTGAGGAGGCTTTCTTTGATAGTTTCCCTCTTTGATGAGGTATCCTTTCCGTTTCTCTCCACAGATCAAACAGTAACGGGCATTTCCATCCACGGAGCCGGTCCGACTTTCCTCCGCGGACGACGAGCCGCCGCAGACAAAGTGCAATTCCTCAAGAGATGTCCCTCGCGGACTCGTAGCATCACTTTCATCCAACCacccctccaccctctccaccgGCTGCTCCACCCAACACCCAACGAACTGCCCAGATGCCATGTGGCAAGGCGCTGAGGAGCCTCCGCTTCACCCAGCTTTCTACCCTCGCCAGATTTTCCCAGCCGAACCGTTCATTTGTTCATaaaactttgtttctctttaaaATCATGCCGAATCAATAATATATTCTTAATCTCTAAATCAATTTTGCCGTGCCGAGATTTCCGCAGCGCATGACGTCGCCGTGCTTTTCCCGAAGGACCCCCGCGGCTGATTATTTATCTCGAGGGGAAAAAGATGAAATGAAAGTATGGGATGTCGCGTGGGATTTGAAGGCAAAAACATTTGATATGCTTTTTTACCATAATTATGTTGCTTCTCAGACGACTTGGTCAAGGGGACACGGGCCAGTCCAACCCAAGTTGTTTGTGAACAAAAGGGGGGAaactttaattttaatttcTGGATAACGCAAAAGATACTTGAAATACTTCTACAATAAAGCACCGACATGCTTTTTGAATCGCTcatctgtgttttctttcaaaGACTGGGCAAAGAGGAGGGTGGAATAAGCTGCGTTTGTGTTTCCGTATGtcgggaataataataataataactttatttttatagcacctttaaaaacaatgtttacaaagtgctccacagagaggcaaaacaaatggaatagcaagaaaccaatactacattaaaaaaaatatataaaaatagaaataaaacaattaaaaaattataaaaaacaaaataaatttaaaaaaaaggaggtgTGAGGGAAGACGATGCAAAATGAACATGACGTCAGCTACATGTGTTTTGAGTTTTGATTCCCGCAGTGTGAAGCGCCCCGCTCGAGAAGGTAACAGTAAGTAGAAGGTGACGAAGATGAAGAAACTCTTCATTTATCGTAGTGtaagaaataataaatgcatCCGACGAGATCACAAGTTAATAAACTTCAATGGAAGGTGAAAGGAGAAAAATCACTTTATGCCCTTATTTTCTGCAGTCAATCAAATAGGCctttttatattataaaatgtagattttttatatttaaaaaaactcccCCAAGAGAGACACAAATATGACTGAGCGccccctccccatcctctcTGCAAAAGCCCTACAAAGGTAATTGTGAGACCATGTACGGAGGGCAGGACAAAAATGAAAAGAACATTGAATTAATTTGAGATAAATAACAAGAATTACATCTAATACGGATGCATAATGCCACATGGTGTGGgatctttatttattcagtttggctttttaaaatttttagcTCCAACAATGTGACAACGGTTTCTAAATGTCTGGTTAACTGAGCAAATGGTTCCCGTGTGCAGAAAAGAGGAAAGTGCGTGCAATAAAGTTGGCTAAAGACGAGTTATGCAGATAATGGACAAAGACATATTGTCAGTATGGTGTTTTTTTGCATgttgcatttgtttttatttttctaatttgCATTGGAGGATTAGGCCGCTGGTTGTGAACCAGCCCTCCTCTTCCCTGCCTTCAGGTGATTGTGTTACCTTTGGTCACAATGCACACCCAATAATATGACTCACTGCAGCTGCCTGAATTACCaagtcatcatcatcaacactgCACCATGATAagaccgggtcaaaggtcgcaAGAATCCAGACTCCAATTCCACCACACGTCCTGAAATGGTTTCAGCGGGCTAGACCAGAACAAGGAGCTTCATGAACTCTCGTGATCTTGTGTCTTTTTTAAAAGCGGTGGTTTAGTTTTACATTGTCATCGTGACAGAAGAagttcatttcattttcatttatttatacagggaccgtacacatgaATCAACCCAATGGTAAATGTGTCAATGTTAGCTAAGGCTACATTTCAGctgtggtccctgtggccagatgctacagccttcactaaagaagagagagagagagagaggttaagaaagaaacatcataaaaaaagcaataaacatacaggttacgataaaatactggcctcatcataaaatcataaaaaaaccAACATAAAAAACAAGTTTATCTGTGGCCCTTTGAGTGTGAACTCTGTATCCTTGTCCTCCGAGGGATATCAATCTACATTATAGTTACACATGTCCGCCACAGCACCCTGTGAGCATTAAACACAGGTTCATCTTTAACAAAGGAACATCCAGAGTTTGATCCCCCCTCctgctcttttttctcctccctcctttttcttcttctgtgcaaCAAAAACAATCAAGCCTCAAAGTCCATTTCGTTgttcatagagagagagagagaatcttgTTGTTGGGCTCGTATCAGTCTGGGAACCTTGGTTCCTGACCAGGGCCTTTAGACAATAATTAGCCGCAGGAAAGGGGGAGGGTCACAAGCCGAGGTAACCTCTCTTGACTGacacatcatcctcctcctcatcctcatcacctgCCGCGGTCTCACTCACATTGCAGCTATGACGACCACCTCGGCGATGAAGAGCTCGTGCCTGGTCCTGGAGAACTTCATCGGGGGGAAGTTCGTCCCCTGTCGGAGTCACATCGACTCCTACGACCCGTCCACCGGGGCGGTGTACTGCAGGGTGCCCGACAGCGGGCCGCAGGAGGTGGGTGGGCGATCATCCTCGGACACGGCGCATGAAGTTATTGTGTTTGTTCTGCACTTTGCCGCTGCCACCGCACGTGCTTGCACATCTGTCGGCTCGTGGCTGCACATTCCTCTTTGTCAGTGCATGggacacttttttaaaaaactgtcaCGGTCGTAAGTGATTTGAGGTTAATCATTTTCACATTGCGTTCCTATTTTTGCGAACTTGTATTTAATGCAAATTGGTCTCATCAACTTTAGAGAAGTTGAAATATATTTCAACTTTCCAGAAGTTGAAGTATATTTCTCCCCCACCGCTACTGCATTTAAACCATGATTAGCATTTTGCACAATTTCTTGCAGGTGGTCCGGGAAATGAAGAAGATGATGCACTAGTCTTATAGTCTTGTTGAATTATGCAGGTTCTTTGCTCTAGTGATTCGGAGGGAGAGAACATTTGCTCTTTACATAGTCAACAGTGACGTCATCGCACACATGTCAATAAACCttgtgaggggggaggggccagaCGATCAGACCGACGCGCTTATCTCCCCGTGCTCTCCCGCCCCCAGGTGGACgcagcggtggcggcggcgcaGGAAGCCTTCCCCAGCTGGTCCGCGCGCAGCCCGGAGCTGCGCGCGCAGGTCCTCAACAAGCTGGCCGACCTGATGGAGGCGCAGCTGGAGGAGTTCGCCCAGGCGGAGTCCAGAGACCAAGGTGTCTGATGCTGTTGTTGTACACATCACATGTGGCATCAATCAAAACTCAGGCGTAACACGACTTAATGTTCAGATCCATTTTGGGACCTCGGTTTCAAAACCCCTACATCGGGCTTCACGTGACTAATATGTTTGCTATCTATTAATCAGCCGACAGATCAATTTCATTATTTGGATTAGAAAACATCAGAACAGTTGACATGTTtggctttttgttttattgaacaTTGACTTTTACAATTAatctattataatattttttaaaacatggtAGCCTATGAAAATTATTCTAGCataattagaaatatatattgtaagTGATAAAGCGAATAGAAAAGTGATATGTGTTTATAATACTATTatattactattactactaataataatgatattaatatataagTGCAGGGCTGAGTACACAACATAATCCTATTGCACTACTGGCAATCCTTAGAGAGGGATGCTAGCCCGaaggtttctttcttttttcctgttCCGCTTTGACAGGATGCTGTGTGCTCTACAGATAGTAAAACCTTCTGAGAAATTATTCTGATATTCggctaaatatatacatttaattgaaCGATGTAGCTATTTATTTGTACTTGTACCAGTAGAGAGAATACCATGGTGCCAGAAGAAACAGGCTCATCAAAACCAAAAGAGCATGAAAGTACTGACCACATGTATAATGGTAATTTGTGTAGTAGATTATGAGATAATATTGGGCACTAAAAGGACATTTGGCGTGAGGGTGGTATTCTAGAAAAGCTCAAGCATTGTCGAAAAATAAACGGAGATCATGCCACTGGGTCATTCATCTCAAACACTGAAGTTCTGATATCAATATTTGATTCATGAGTATTATTCTCCGCTGTTATATTCTATATCTCTGTTGTTGCGTTACAGGTAAAACGGTAACATTTGCTCGGACTGTGGACATTCCCCGGGCGGTGTACAACTTGCGCTTCTTCGCGTCATCCGTGCTGCACCACACCACCGAATGCAGCCAGATGGACCACATGGGCTGCATGAGCTACACCGTCCGCAGCCCTGTGGGCGTGGGTGAGAGCTCCCGTCTGTTTTGTCATTACAACCCGTCCCGTCTCGTGTTTTGAGAATGCCTTTTTAAAAACGATGTCGTTGTGCGTGTAGCTGGTCTGATCAGCCCCTGGAATCTCCCCCTGTACCTTCTGACCTGGAAGATTGCGCCTGCAATCGCTACCGGCAACACAGTGGTGGCCAAACCCAGCGAGATGACCTCCGTCACTGCCTGGATGATGTGCAGGTTGATGGAGCAGGCCGGTAGGACTCCagcacccacaatgcattggcGATCCACTTCTATATGCACATAAATTACCCGGATTCTCTTAGGAATAAGCATTGAATTCTTTATATTTCGACACTAATAAATGATTACATAATGATGCTGACCTGTGTATCGCCGCAGGTGTTCCTCCTGGAGTGGTCAACGTCGTATTTGGCACTGGTCCGAGAGCAGGCGACGCCCTCGTCGGCCATCCTGaagtcccattgatctcttttaCTGGTTCCACGGCAACCGCCCAGCGCATCACCGAGCGGAGCGCCCCGTACTGTAAGAAGCTGTCACTGGAGCTGGGAGGTAAAAACCCCGCCATCATCTTTGCTGATGCAAACCTGGACCAGTGCATCGAGACCACAATTCGCTCCAGCTTTAACAACCAGGTAAGAGAAAAGTTTGTgttttatgatatgatatatgatattcctttattcatcccacagtggggaaatttcaaaaatcacagcagtaaattaaattaaatgaacacTCTATTGAAGACTTTTGATGACTTTTGATTATCGCTAcctttatttgttttgtatgttgtatatatgttaCATGCTCAAGGTTATTATCAAGGCTGGCACCACAAAGTTGTGGGTAAAGCCACCGTGGGTCAACAGTTTTGTGCTAAATGGATTGAAAATGTATTATGGAATATGATCCAGAGAAGCACATATCAACTCAGAGTAAAATAGTTTCAGTTCTTTACATTTAGCTCAGTTGTAGTTTGCAGTTGCCGATTTTTCAGTTCAAAGCTTGTACAAGGACCCTAATTGTCAACTGAGGCTGAAGGAATAGTTTCACATTTTGAGAAAAACACTTTCACGGAGGCTCTGCCCACCATGGCctttatctgtttttatttttaaaagcacttgtaaatatgtttttaaaagcgaTTGCTTTTATTCTTATTCCACTATTTATGTAAATTAAATGAAGTCTGCCACCTGCATGAATAACCTGTGCTGTGCCTGTATGTGATAAGGATGCAGTTATATAATTTGTCCACATGGGGGAGATCACGGTCCACATTTTGTCGTGAGGCAGACTTCTTTGAAAAACAATGTCCTGAACGATCTTTCCCATTCCCTCCTCATCGTAGGGAGAAATCTGCCTGTGTACCAGCAGGATTTATGTCGAGA is part of the Pseudoliparis swirei isolate HS2019 ecotype Mariana Trench chromosome 12, NWPU_hadal_v1, whole genome shotgun sequence genome and harbors:
- the aldh8a1 gene encoding 2-aminomuconic semialdehyde dehydrogenase translates to MTTTSAMKSSCLVLENFIGGKFVPCRSHIDSYDPSTGAVYCRVPDSGPQEVDAAVAAAQEAFPSWSARSPELRAQVLNKLADLMEAQLEEFAQAESRDQGKTVTFARTVDIPRAVYNLRFFASSVLHHTTECSQMDHMGCMSYTVRSPVGVAGLISPWNLPLYLLTWKIAPAIATGNTVVAKPSEMTSVTAWMMCRLMEQAGVPPGVVNVVFGTGPRAGDALVGHPEVPLISFTGSTATAQRITERSAPYCKKLSLELGGKNPAIIFADANLDQCIETTIRSSFNNQGEICLCTSRIYVERSIYSEFLTRFVAAAKKFKTGVPSDPSSSNGALISKEHLEKVRGFVALAKSEGGTVHCGEGVDRLDLPERNANGYFMPATVISGVAESSRVMQEEIFGPVTCVSPFDSEEEAVAKGNGVRYGLSATVWSSDVGKVHRVARRLQAGLVWTNCWLVRDLNLPFGGMKNSGVGREGGKDSYHFFTEVKTITIKY